In Terriglobales bacterium, one genomic interval encodes:
- a CDS encoding 30S ribosomal protein S1 — MADDTTARPQNTAESTAESGTHSSTSTAVETAASQRHGPSPAIRNEQNKPMTEDFATALESYTAETEAAPTDDHVIQGTVVKITPTHVVVDVGAKSEGLVPIEEVRDHEGNVRLKSGDEIAVMIERGETEEGYTKLSHQKAARLHAWDEIEAAYNSKHAIKGRVIDRVKGGLNVDILGARAFLPGSQVDLRPVRNLDGYKGQEIEVRIIKLNKKRGNVVVSRKQLLEEELSEKRSKTLEHLQEGAVLTGTVKNLTDYGAFVDLGGIDGLLHITDMSWGRLTHPRDLVQVGDEIQVKVLKYDKEKQRVSLGFKQLTPDPWLDAAHRYPVGAHVKGRVISVTDYGAFIELEQGIEGLVHVSEMTWSKRMKHPSKIVNVGDQVETVVLNVNPTERRISLGLRQLEANPWESLHEKYPVGSPVEGRVRNLTDFGAFVEIEDGIDGLVHVSNLSWTKRVKHPSEVLKKGDKVKAVVLAIEPEHRRLSLGIKQLQPDVWETFFSTHRIGDVVHGKVLRVASFGAFVEVAEGIEGLCHNSEAVGEDGHPIKLEPGQEHDFKIIKMNPDEKKVGLSLRAVGEEASRADVEAYKHPASSATTTLEELMTWKRAGNDQN, encoded by the coding sequence TTGGCCGACGACACCACAGCCCGCCCGCAAAACACGGCGGAGAGCACTGCCGAAAGTGGGACGCATTCGTCCACTTCGACGGCGGTGGAAACCGCGGCGTCTCAGCGCCACGGGCCTTCCCCCGCAATCCGCAACGAGCAAAACAAACCGATGACTGAAGATTTCGCCACCGCACTGGAAAGCTACACCGCCGAAACCGAAGCCGCACCCACCGACGACCACGTCATTCAAGGCACCGTGGTCAAGATCACCCCGACGCACGTGGTGGTCGACGTGGGCGCCAAGTCCGAGGGCCTCGTTCCCATCGAGGAAGTCCGCGATCACGAGGGCAACGTACGCCTGAAGTCGGGCGACGAGATTGCCGTCATGATCGAGCGCGGCGAGACCGAAGAGGGTTACACCAAGCTCTCGCACCAGAAGGCCGCCCGCCTGCACGCCTGGGACGAAATCGAGGCGGCGTACAACTCCAAGCACGCCATCAAAGGACGCGTGATTGACCGCGTCAAGGGCGGGCTCAACGTCGACATTCTCGGCGCTCGCGCTTTCCTGCCCGGCTCGCAGGTGGACCTGCGCCCGGTGCGCAACCTGGACGGCTACAAGGGCCAGGAGATCGAAGTCCGCATCATCAAGCTCAACAAGAAGCGCGGCAACGTGGTCGTTTCGCGCAAGCAGCTGCTGGAAGAAGAGCTCTCCGAGAAGCGCTCCAAGACCCTCGAGCACCTGCAGGAAGGCGCGGTGCTCACCGGCACGGTGAAGAACCTCACCGACTACGGCGCTTTTGTAGATCTCGGAGGCATTGACGGTCTGCTCCACATCACCGACATGTCCTGGGGACGCCTCACGCACCCGCGCGACCTGGTGCAGGTGGGCGACGAGATCCAGGTGAAGGTGCTGAAGTACGACAAGGAAAAGCAGCGTGTCTCGCTCGGCTTCAAGCAGCTCACGCCCGATCCGTGGCTCGACGCCGCGCATCGCTACCCGGTGGGAGCGCACGTGAAGGGCCGCGTCATCAGCGTGACCGATTACGGCGCCTTCATCGAGCTCGAGCAGGGCATCGAGGGCCTGGTCCACGTCAGTGAAATGACCTGGTCCAAGCGCATGAAGCACCCGTCGAAGATCGTCAACGTGGGCGACCAGGTGGAAACGGTTGTGCTCAACGTGAATCCCACCGAGCGCCGCATTTCGCTCGGCTTGCGCCAGCTGGAAGCGAATCCCTGGGAGTCACTGCACGAAAAGTACCCGGTCGGCTCGCCGGTCGAAGGCCGCGTGCGCAACCTCACCGACTTCGGCGCCTTCGTCGAGATCGAAGACGGGATCGATGGGCTTGTGCACGTGAGCAACCTGAGCTGGACCAAGCGCGTGAAGCATCCGTCGGAAGTTCTGAAGAAGGGCGACAAGGTGAAGGCGGTCGTGCTCGCCATCGAGCCCGAGCATCGGCGCCTGTCACTCGGCATCAAGCAGCTCCAGCCCGACGTGTGGGAGACGTTTTTCAGCACGCATCGCATCGGTGACGTGGTGCACGGCAAGGTGCTGCGCGTGGCCAGCTTCGGCGCGTTCGTCGAAGTGGCCGAGGGCATCGAGGGCCTGTGCCACAACTCGGAAGCCGTCGGCGAAGACGGACACCCCATCAAGCTCGAACCCGGCCAGGAGCACG